A window of the Lactuca sativa cultivar Salinas chromosome 7, Lsat_Salinas_v11, whole genome shotgun sequence genome harbors these coding sequences:
- the LOC111881634 gene encoding probable carboxylesterase 18 — protein sequence MSIESYIYKPLTYSQKLVLIYHTKSSLISCQMSMEATTKPPQPSLSLPWKTRIHLSFFSIVTDACCRKNCTVNRRLLNLLDFRIPPTSEPVNGVASHDVVVDETRNLWFRVYVPTQHAGEDLPVIVFFHGGGFAFLSPDVMPYDAVCHRFARTVPAIVVSVNYRLTPEHRYPAQHDDCFDVLKFLDDEENRSKSLPENANMLRCFVAGDSAGGNLAHHVAQRACEFNFRRLKVIGVVAIQPFFGGEEGTDSETRLDGTPIISKKRTDWFWKAFFPEGEGFNRDHPISNVSGPNAVDISKLDFPATMVVVAGFDALYDWQKRYYEWLKKSGKEVYLFEYPNMCHAFYLYPELPESGQVLAQVKDFVHTVWSNVATL from the exons ATGTCAATTGAGTCATATATCTATAAACCTCTCACCTATTCTCAAAAGCTTGTGCTTATTTATCACACTAAATCCTCTTTGATATCTTGTCAAATGTCAATGGAGGCAACCACCAAACCACCACAACCGTCACTCTCCTTACCATGGAAAACACGCATTCATCTTTCCTTTTTCTCCATCGTCACGGACGCATGTTGCCGGAAAAATTGCACTGTCAACCGTCGTCTTCTTAACCTACTCGACTTCCGGATTCCACCAACCTCAGAACCAGTCAACGGCGTAGCATCACACGACGTGGTTGTAGATGAGACTCGTAACCTCTGGTTCCGTGTCTACGTACCTACACAACACGCCGGTGAAGATCTCCCGGTGATCGTGTTCTTTCACGGAGGAGGATTCGCCTTTCTCTCCCCTGATGTCATGCCATACGATGCTGTGTGTCATCGATTCGCGAGAACAGTTCCGGCCATTGTTGTGTCTGTAAACTACCGGCTTACGCCTGAGCATCGGTATCCGGCGCAACATGATGACTGCTTCGATGTGCTTAAGTTTCTTGATGATGAAGAGAATAGGTCTAAATCTTTGCCGGAAAATGCGAATATGTTGCGTTGCTTTGTTGCCGGAGATAGCGCCGGTGGAAACTTAGCTCACCATGTAGCTCAACGAGCCTGTGAATTCAACTTCCGACGACTCAAG GTGATCGGAGTTGTAGCAATTCAACCATTCTTTGGCGGCGAGGAGGGGACGGATTCCGAGACCCGACTCGATGGAACACCGATTATTTCCAAAAAGCGAACAGATTGGTTTTGGAAGGCGTTTTTTCCAGAAGGAGAAGGGTTCAATCGAGACCACCCAATCAGCAACGTTAGCGGCCCAAACGCGGTGGACATATCAAAACTAGACTTTCCGGCGActatggtggtggtggcgggatTCGACGCCTTATATGACTGGCAAAAAAGGTACTATGAGTGGCTAAAAAAGTCAGGGAAAGAAGTTTATTTGTTTGAATATCCAAACATGTGTCATGCTTTCTATCTCTATCCTGAATTGCCTGAATCTGGACAAGTTCTTGCCCAAGTGAAAGATTTCGTTCACACGGTGTGGAGTAATGTTGCTACTTTGTAA
- the LOC111881635 gene encoding probable carboxylesterase 18, translated as MVATTKPPQPSLSLPWKTRIHISLFSAVTEACSRKNGTVNRGLLKYLLDFRTPPTSKSVNGVASHDVVVDETRNLWFRVYVPTQHAGEDLPVIVFFHGGGFAFLSPDVEMYDVVCRRFARKVPAIVVSVNYRLSPEHRYPAQHDDCFDVLTFLDDEENRSKCLPENANMLRCFIAGDSAGGNLAHHVAQRACEFNFRRLKVIGVVAIQPFFGGEEQTDSETRLDGTPIVSKRRTDWFWKVFLPKGEGFNRDHPISNVSGPNAVDISKVDFPATMVVVAGFDPLYDWQKRYYKWLKESGKEVYLFEYPNMCHAFYLFPELPESEHLFGQVKDFIEKVSSNVATL; from the exons ATGGTGGCAACAACCAAACCTCCACAACCGTCACTCTCCTTACCATGGAAAACACGCATTCATATTTCCCTTTTCTCCGCCGTCACCGAAGCATGTTCCCGGAAAAACGGCACTGTCAACCGTGGTCTTCTTAAGTACTTACTCGACTTCCGGACTCCGCCAACCTCAAAATCAGTCAACGGCGTAGCATCACATGACGTGGTTGTAGACGAGACTCGTAACCTCTGGTTCCGTGTCTACGTACCTACACAACACGCCGGTGAAGATCTCCCGGTGATCGTGTTCTTTCACGGAGGTGGATTCGCTTTCCTCTCCCCTGATGTCGAAATGTACGATGTGGTGTGCCGCCGCTTCGCGAGGAAAGTACCGGCCATTGTTGTGTCTGTGAACTACCGCCTTTCGCCGGAGCATCGGTATCCGGCCCAACATGATGATTGCTTCGATGTGCTGACGTTCCTTGATGATGAAGAGAATAGGTCTAAATGTTTGCCGGAAAATGCGAATATGTTGCGCTGCTTTATTGCTGGAGATAGCGCAGGTGGAAACTTAGCTCATCATGTTGCTCAACGAGCCTGTGAATTCAACTTCCGACGACTCAAG GTGATCGGAGTTGTAGCAATTCAACCATTCTTTGGTGGCGAGGAGCAGACGGATTCCGAGACCCGACTCGACGGAACACCGATTGTTTCCAAAAGGCGAACAGATTGGTTTTGGAAGGTGTTTTTGCCGAAAGGAGAAGGGTTCAATCGGGACCACCCAATCAGCAACGTTAGCGGACCAAACGCGGTGGACATATCAAAAGTAGATTTTCCGGCGAccatggtggtggtggcgggatTTGACCCCTTATATGACTGGCAAAAAAGGTACTATAAGTGGCTGAAAGAGTCGGGGAAAGAAGTGTACTTGTTTGAATATCCAAACATGTGTCATGCATTCTATCTCTTTCCTGAATTGCCAGAATCTGAACACCTTTTTGGCCAAGTGAAAGATTTCATTGAAAAGGTATCGAGCAATGTTGCTACTTTGTAG